The Ignicoccus islandicus DSM 13165 sequence CTTGCCAACCAATATGCTTAATACAATACACTTGATCATCGATGCTACGATACTATACCCGATTCTCTTGAAAACAAACATAGATATAGGTGCACGCCATAATCAGTACACTTAACCGATCCTTACCTCATATGTTTAGATCTCGAAGGCCCCCGTACAGTCAAACCTCATTGTATTAAGTCTTTTCTTGGGAGGCTTAATTATGTGGCCTTATAGTCTCTCTGTACCTATTATTTTGAGCCATGGTATACGCTTAAAGTCTTCGTCGAACGTTGCTAGCGATTCTATGTTGCTATGCTTGCAAGTTAAGACTATTTGCGCATCGTTTGGTGCCAGTCTATAAAACTCAATTGCCTTTACTAGCTCGTCTGGGTCTTGATAATCCCTTAGCATGGTTACTTTGAAATCTCTAATGAAGTCGCTAACCTTTTCTATGGCTTCTTCGGGAAATCCGTGCTTGGCTATATGCTTCCTAAAAGAGTATTTTCCCTTAACACCATATTTTTACCCGTGCAATCTTGGCGCCTACGATGTAGAGCAACTCATTGTATACTATCATAGGGATAGCCATACCTCCTATAATGGCCTCCCGGAGGATTTTCTCTGAGGTATTTGTTAGTTCTGTTTCAAAGAGGAAGTGATAGATGACATTTGTATCAAGGCATATCACTGGGTTTGTGCCTCCTCCTCGAGCTCCTTGAACTCCTCAACAGATGATTTCCCGAGAACACCTCTGTACCTTTTGATTAGTTCATCTATGTCCTCTTCCACTATCACCTTGTACTCTTTGCCCTCCTCAAGGTTGACGCTATTCAGCGGTTTTAGCACGCCCTTCTCATACTTCACTCTAACAACCTTGGACAAATCTTCCGCACCCATATCAAATGTGGCTCCATTAACCAATTAGCCTTTCCCCATACCGGGTGTTTCCAAATTATCAGCAATGGTATTCGCGGTGATAAGCGTTCCTAAAGAGCGTTTCCAATTCATGGTTTCACTTGGAAACATGGTTAATATGTTATCGGCCTTCGGAACTAATGGTCGCAAGTTCGAGTTCCGGCGGGTCAGCCACCTTCGTATTCACGGGATTACCTTGAGCCATGGAACACGCTTGAAGTCTTCGTCGAACGTAAGGATAGTATCTATATCGTAGTGCTTGCAAGTTAAAGCTATGATGGCGTCGCTTGGCAACAATCTAAACTCCGTTAGAACTTTATATAGCTCGTGCTCGGTGTACATGCTTGGTATTAGCCCTATTATCTAATCTCTTAAATAATTCTCTAACAGCGTTCACTACTTCCTCGGGGTACCCATGTTTCTTTACCCATTTCTTGGCTAAGTATGCTCCCTTTACCCCGTGTATGTGTTCTAGGTAACGTCTCGTTGACGCATATATTATCTCGTTATGAACCATCATGTCAATGACATAATCACCGGGATTCTCTTCTAGTATGGTTAACGCTTCCTCTGTTCTAGGTGTTTTATGGAGGATATAATATAGTACGTTAGTGTCCACGAAAATCACGACTGCCAGGCCTCCTCTAAGTACCTCTCTAGCTCCTCCTCGCTAGACTCGCCGAGAATACCGATAATACCTTTCAGCCTCTCCCTAATGTTCTCCTCAATCCTTATCCTTACTTCTTCACCTTCTCTAAGCTTGACGGGTTCTAGAGGCTTTAGCACACCCTTCTCGTATCTTACTCTTATAACCTTGGACAATTCTAGCCCCACTTATTACATTAGGTGCATTAGGGCAAATTAGCGCTTTACCCCAACCCTACAGCGTGTTTCCAGATTATTCGCCCTGATGCCTCTAGCGAACTTGAAGTTTCTTAGAAAACCATTAACCCCGACTCTCCAAGGACTCTTTCGTCAACGCCATATTTCGTCTTACCAATCCTGGGTACCAACTGCGGAACCGGATCTTAGAACAATTCCTTGCAGCCTCGCTCCCGCAATTGTTTTTCCATCGACCTCACGCAGTACGACCTCAGAACACCCTCGTAATCGATTGGATCTTCATTATAGGAGAGTAAGGCGCACTCCCCTAACGCCCCTTTCGACCCACGGAGCCCCTCGTCCTTTCAATTCGTTGCTATTTCGAAATTTGAGTTCAGTAACCCCATCGACGGTTCAGAATTTCATAAAGATTTCAATTAATTAAACTAAGACGTTGGAAGTCCCCGAAATTGCGTGAGGGGAAAGCTCTAAATTACGGCAGAGGGGCTCAATAAGCCCCGTGCTTCTTGGCCCACTCTTCATACATCTTGACGGTCTCGGGCTTAACGCTAGGCTTCCTCCTCTTTAAGGCAGCCTTCACGTCTTCCATAGTTATAGGCCTCGGATCCCCTATGCCACCGGTTTCCTTGAAGAGCTCCCTCACGGTTATCATATGGGCGTCTCTCAAGATTGCGACTATGTCTGCGGATGAATAGCCTTCGGTCAGCCTGACCAGCTCCTCAACGTCTATTCCGTTGTGGTTGAGCCTAGCTAAGGTTTTCTCTATTAAACGTCTTCTAGCCTCTTCATCGGGGAGAGGAATATATATTCTCTTTTCGAACCTCCTTATGAAGCCTTCGTCCAGTTTCCAAGGCTTGTTGGTAGCGGCGATAACGTAAACGAAATACCTCTCCCCCTTGTCCTGAAGGCCATCCATCTCTTTCAAGAACTGGTTCCTTGCTCTGACTTCACCACCGACCTCGTTGGAGTACGTGCCCAGAAGGGAGTCGACCTCGTCAATGAATATTACCACGGGCCTGCCTTCCTTGGCTATTTCCCTAGCCTTCTTGAATATCTTTGCCACGTTCTTCTCTGCTTCGCCCAGCCACTTGCTCATAATTGTGGCAGCGTCAACGTAAATGAATTCTCCGTCTATCTCAGACGCTATAGCAGCAGCTAGCATGGTCTTTCCGCATCCCGGAGGTCCGAAGAGGAGTATTCCCCTAGGCCATCCCAAGGGGAACAAGTCTGGCCTTTTAGTCGGAAATATTATCGCTTCTTCTATGGCCCTCTTCGCTTCCTCCAGACCTACTACGTCTTCCCACTTCACCTTGGGCTTGCTCTGGAGCTCTATTTCCTCTTCCTCCCCTCCTATGGGTTCTGGCATCATATCGCTTTGAAGCAGCTTTATCTTGTTATTTATATGGTCTAGATACTCTAAGTATACGTTCTTTAATGGGTGATCTGGTTCGAGCTCGAGGGCCTTCTTGATCATATTAGCAGCTATCTTGTAATTCTTTAAAGCTTCGTCTTTCTTACCGTTCTTTTCTAGTTGAAACGCCTTGTGGAGGTAACTGTGGGCCACTTGTTCAAGTTTCCCCACCTTTTCATCCCCTCTTCCTTATCGCTATCTTCCCTTCCTTCTCTAGCCTCTCCAGAGCCTTCCTAACCTCAGCCTCTGTGATACCTAGATGAGACGCGATCTTCTTAACGGAGAGCTTGTGTGCCCTACCGTATTGGTGATAGATCCTAATTACTTCGTAAACTTTCTCTACTACCTCATCGAATGAGTACTTCCTTATGGCACCGTCCGCCAACGCTACCGGTTGCGTTGATGGGGTAGACCAGTACGCGTTATTGTAAGCGTCGTTTAATTCCTTCTCTAATCCGCTATCGATAGGCTTCAATAGTTCGGTGGAGTCTATCATTACCTCTTTGAGAGCTTGTGCATTGGGAGTCGGCATATCGAGACCCTTCAACTCTATGAGTACGTTCTCAATATTGGACTTTGCCCTTTCAGCATACGGCAATAGCGCCCCTTCCAGTATAGCCTTCCTGTCTTCCAGAACCTCGTAGATCCTCTGAAGAGTGGCCACTGCGTTTGCGTGGCTGGTTTCCTTTTCCATCTTCCTTAGTTCCATTTCAAGTAAGTTCTTCGTGGTCTTTAGATCCCTTACCTTCTTGCTTAGGTCCTTTATTTCTATTTCGAGCGCCCTAGCCTTCTCCTCTTCCTTTTCCCTAAGCGCCCTTAGGTACTCCTCTTTCCTCTCCTCTTTCAGTCTCTCTAATTCAAATATCTCTTCGTCTAGCTTCCTCACCAGTTCGTTTAGTTTTATTAACCTATCAATGTAAACGTGCTTGAGCCTCCTCCCTTGCTTCTTCTTTTTCCGAAAGAAAAGCCATATTACCATAGTAGCGCACCTCTTCGGAGTTTTCCGCGCTTATTCGAAAACGATGGGCTTAGTCGGACAAGTCTAGCATTATCGGTGGTACGCTAGGTTGGCTCACTTGGTGGTGAACGTTTTGAACGCCTTCGCTCTCCTCAGTGGGCTTCTCGAGCTTCTCTAACTTCTCTATCCACTCCTTAACGCTCTTCTTCTCCTCGTAAGCCATTTCCTTCTGATGCCTTATTGCGCTAGCAGCTTGCTGATACCTTTTGTCGCTAATCTCTCCAGCCATGTAGCTCATCTGGAGGTTTATCAAGGCCCTATCCATTTCGAGTATCTGGTCCTCTAACTCCCCTATCCTCTCCCTTAGCATCTTCTTTACGTCGCCTAGCTTACCCTTCAAGCTCTGTAGTTGTTGTTCCATTTTCTTCTTCATCTCAATTACTATGTCCTTGTTAACTTCGCTGTTACTCATCATGGTTTCTAGGGCCTTTATCCTCCTTATCGCTGTATCCATTTTCCTGTATATGCTCTTAGCCTCGGCCATCCATTCAGGAAGCACAACTACTTCTTCGCCCTTCTTAGAGAGCCTCTCAGAAGGTATTCTAGTGAACTTGTTACCTCCAACTGCTAACTCTACTGCCTCCACTTCTCCATCCACGTTGGAGTAAACGCTTACTAAGGTTCCAACTATCCTACCGAACGGGTCCTTTACGGGTTCACCGACGTACTTCTCTACGAGAGTTATCTCCATACCTAGGTCCCGTAGTAATACTAGGGTATCTCCTGACCCTTATTAAGGGGTAAACCGGGAATCGCTTTTACCTACGAATTCGAAGACCTCACTTGGTGAACGAGATAAGAATAAGCGAAGCGTTACGAGAAATGAAACTTGAGTTAGCTTACTTCGCATCCGGTGTAATTACAGCGGCCCTCTCACCGCTGACTGGGCCCTTCTCGATCGCTCTCTTCTGGATAGGAATGGCTTTACTGAGCATTGGATGGATCGCCATAGGAATTAAAATAAGGGCTCTCATACATCTCAAGAGGATCGAGGTTCTCAGGAGGGCAATAAGGGAAAATGTGGAGGGAGCTCCTAAACGAGAAGATGGAGCAGCTAATGAAAATAACGAAAGTGGAAGTGGAAATGGAGGTTAATTCAAGCAATTATTTGGAACTAGTTGTATTGAGCGATTTGATAACGTCCTTGAACGTAACCAAAGTTTACAGTCCCAAGGTTATAGGAACTGAATTGAAATATGTTGAGGGTCTCTTCGTACCCAAGTGGCGCTCGAAGAGGTTGGAGGGAACGAGGGAAGTGATAGGGAGCGTGTTGCCGTTCTTGATAGAGGGGGACGTGAAGGCCTCGCTCTGGTTTCAGTCTCCCCACCCGCAAGGCGGAGTACCGGACGTAATGATGAGCTTCGGATGGGAAGTTAGCGTTTCAGACAACATTGTAAACTTCGCGGAGCCAGCTTGGAGGATAGAGAGAATAGGTAGGTCCGTGAGGTTGGAAGGGCTTTGGTGGAAACCTGATTTAGTTATAGAAGTAAAGAGGACGCCGAAGAGGGCGAGAACGTATCCGGCGAGGAAGAGGTTGATGGTTTCCTTAGTTGAGGGAGAAGTGACCGGATGGGAAGTAGTGGAGCTGAGGTCCTTAAGGGAAGTCATTAGAAAGTTCATTCATGAACTTGCACACGTTTATTAGTTCCCTTGTGCACGAAGTAACGGAGTTAGGCCTTGGTGCAACTAGTCAAGATAGAGGTGGACGTCCATCAAAAATACTTGGAGAAGGCTCGTCAACTTAGAGAGATTTACGATAAAGCTGGAGTTAAGGTTTTCGAGCTACTAGGGAGTCCCGGATCGGGTAAAACGGCCTTAGCGGAAGCGCTGATAGATAGGATCAAGGACAAGTATTCCATATTGTACCTAGGAGGCGACGTGGCCTCTACTCTAGACGCAGAGAGGATAGCTAGACATGGGGTAGACGCTACCGAAATAAACACTGGAGGCATATGTCACCTCGAACCGGATCACGTTATGAAAGCTTTGAGTAACGTTGACTTGAGCAAGTACGATGTGATGTTTATAGAGAACGTCGGGAACCTCATATGTCCCTTCAGCTTCCCCTTGGGGGCTCACAAGAGGATAATGGTGGTATCCGTTGCAGAGGGCGAAGACAAGTTCGTGAAGCATCCAATGAGCACGAGGCTTTCCGACGTTATTGTAATAAGCAAAGTCGACTTAGCTCCCGCAATAGGCGTCAACGTTGAGAAGATGGAAGAGGACGCGAGGAAGCTCAATCCCAAAGCTCCGATAGTTAAAGTCTCCGTTAAGACGGGAGAAGGTTTGAACGAACTGGTTTCAGTGCTCGGCCTCTAACTCGCACCTCCGATTTTCTCCGAAAGATATATTGATATTATCCCTATTCCTAATTAAGTGATAACGGGTTAACGCAGTGATGTTAGAGGTACTAGAGCGTAAGTTGAGCGAACTCAACGGACCCATTGTCGCGGCTAACGTAGGCCCCCCAGACGCGGACAAGGTAATTGGTGGAAAGAGGGTTTGCAAGTTAGTAGTTGTAACTACGGAGGAAATGGCCGGTAGCTACTTCCCGTTAGGATTCGAAATGGTAGCTACTGACTTGGCAGTAGCTTACATGACCTTCAACGAGGAGGAAGCGGCTGCAATCGATAGGCTTAGGCAGTTGGGCGACGTTCTAATAGTGAGTAAGGCGAAGAGAGACGGAAAGTACTACGTCTTCGACGGCGTAATGATGGCTTACGAGGTCGCTACAGTGGGTAACTTGAGCTGGCACGTTCTCAAAGGCATCTACCCGCCCCTAATGGAGGGCAAGGAGTACCTCTACAAGGCGCCCATTGCCTTAAGCCTAATCGAATCGGTGGCTTCCGGGGGAGGGTTGAGCGTACCCGCCAAGGAGCTTTACCCTATTGAGGTAACTAAGGGGCTCACTACTAATGTGAAGGTTGACCCGAAGGCTGGGAAGAAGGAGGAAAGGTTCGAAGTTCCCGGAATTTTACTCTTGCCGGCCCTAGTCGCGAAGTGGAGAGCCCATCGTGTTAGCAGTAAGAAGGCTTCACCCGAAGGCTAAGTTACCGAAGAGGTCCAATCCATGGGATGCGGGGTTGGACCTATTCTCTATTGAGAATGTAACTATAGGACCTTCCGAGCTGAAGGTAGTTAGAACTGGAATAGCAGTCGCGATTCCCAGGGGGTTCGTCGGAATAATAAAGGACAGGTCCTCGAAGGCATTAAAGGGTTTACACTGCTTGGCGGGAGTGATAGATCCGGGATATAGGGACGAGATAAAAGTAATAGTTATTAACTTGGGCAAGGAGCAAATTGAAATAACGGAGGGCGAGAGGTTCGCCCAGCTCCTCTTGGTCCCAATAGCCTACATGGATCCAATAGAGGTGGAGGAACTCCCTCCTAACGATGGAAGGTCGGGAGGTTTCGGATCAACGGGGATGAAGTAACGACGGTCTCCTGAATTTAAGTGATGAGTCTTCTCTCCCCGACCCTTTACTTGCCGTACCTCCTCTTCCTCCTTTGATAGTCCCTAATCGCCCTCAAGATGTCTATCTTCCTTATTTCGGGCCAGTACATGTCCGCGAAATAGAACTCGCTGTAAGCCGATTGCCACAATAGGAAATTGCTTATCCTCTCTTCGCCGCTAGTCCTAATTATTAGGTCTGGATCAGGGACGCCCGCAGTGTAGAGGTGCTCGCTTATCGTCTCTTCAGTTATCTCCTCGGGCTTTAGTTTCCCTTCCAATACTTCCATTGCTATTTTCTTGACAGCGTCCACTATCTCTTGCCTACCTCCGTAGCATACGGCCACGTAAAGGTACCTCTCGTTATAATGTTGGGTAGCCTTTTGCACCTCTTCCGCTGCTTCCTTCAAGTACTTGGGCCACATTTCGCACTTCCCTATTACGTTAACCTTAACTTTATGTTCGTGAATTATCTTCTCCTTCGCGAGTTCCCTTAAACCGCCGCTTATCAGATCGAACAAATTCCTCCTCTCCTCTTCGCTCCTCCTAGTGCAGTTCTCGGTAGACATTGCGAAGACCGTGACGGTCTCTATACCTAGGTCCAGTAACCAAAGCAATACTTCCCTCATTTTCTTGTAGCCTTCCTTGTGACCGTACCACTCCTTGAAGCCCTTCATCTTAGCCCATCGCCTGTTTCCGTCTGGAATTATGGCTACGTGGCGCGGTAGGGGTCTGGACTTCACTTCAGCCTCTAATCTCTTTTCGTAGATTCCGTAAACTGGTTTCAATAGCTTGTCAGTTACTCTGAATCCCTTCAACGCGATGTTGTACCTTCGCCTATTCAAAGGCACTATTCCAATACCCGTAGTTTCGAAGGCGCCTAATGATATTAAAGTGGATTATTAGATTCAGAGAATTGGTACAGCTCTATCCTACCCCATCCACCTACAGCTATTTCGCTGTTCCTCCAGTAGGAGCTCTCCATCGATCTAGGTCCCATTCCCCTAAGAAGAAGGTTTCCTCGAGAATCATAGACTTCCGCAGTACCGTTCCAATCGAGTACGAATAGATACTTGCAATTGTCGCTCCAAGAGAGCGCCCTTACGTCGAAGAAGTCCCTCTTCCCCCAAACCATTTGGAAGCCTGTCTCTCCGTACCTCAAAACGTACAATTGTCCGGGCTCGAAGGTACCTACTGCTATCAGATCGCCGCATACCTTGACCCTATTAACGTTCTCAGCTAATGGAAGCTTGTGTAGAACTTTCCCTTCCCTATTCACGGCATACAAGAAACCGTCGAACCCTGCCCCTAGTATGACGTCCTCGTACCAATCTACTGAGTATATGTGATTGTCCGTTTCCAAGTGCCATGCCACCTTTCCGTCCTTCATTAGTGCCATTCCATTGCAACAGAGGCCTATCGCGACCTCTTCTCCCTTTACAGCACACGAGTTGACCCCGTAATCGAGCGGAATCTCTTTAACCTCGTCTCCTAATATTAGGACTTTCCTAGCCTCGCTCCCTATTAGGAGGTTTCCCGAGTAGGGTCTGACGCAAGTTAATCCGGCCGTAGACGTGTAAAGCACGTCAGCCCTCCCTTCCTCTAAGGCCAGTAAAGCGTTCTCGTTGACAGCCAGGACCGATCCGTTCTCGCGAATGTAAACGTCGTACACGTGTCCCTTCGTGGGAAACACCCACTTCCTTTCTATCTTCAAACTCTTACCTAGAGCGCTTTCGAATGCTCCCAGTTAAAGCTCCTCCCTCGTAAGCTCCTTGTGGAGATGGTAATGAAAGTCGTTGGAATACTAGGTTCTCCTAGGAAATATGGATCCTCTTTCAAGGGCCTGATGCTAGCTCTCAAGGCGGCCGAGAAGTTCGGGGCTCAAACGGAGTTCTACCATTTGTACCAAATGGACATTAAGCCTTGTTTGGGTTGCGTCTCGGAAGACGTAAAGGTTTGTAGATATCCTTGCATTATAGAGGACGACATGAGGAAGCTATACGACGCTTTGATAGAAGCGGACGGCTTCGTAATAGCGACGCCCGTTTACTGGTATTCGCCTAGCGGCGTGGTAAAGAACTTCATTGATAGACTAACCGCGCTCGAGAACATGATACACATAGACGGTAAGAGCTGGTTGGATGGAAAGGTAGCGGGCTTCATTGCTACGGGTAACGATAGCGGAGCCATGATGGCCATCTCACAGCTAATGGTAATAATGAACTCAATGGGCGTTGTAATACCTCCTTGGAGTATGGCTTATACAAACGAACTAGTTGATCCCCTGGAAAAGGAGTCGTTCGTTACGGACGCGTTAAACGTTGGGAGGAACGTAGTTCTAATGGCAAAGGCGATGAAGGGAGAGGCGGTAAACAGATGGTATGATCCAGAACTTTATGAATGGTATGAAAAAGAACTTAAGGATTGGATAGTTGAGCTTGCGAGAGAGGAGGAAGCTAAGGCTGAGAAGCCTTGGAAACGCTTTACTTCCTAATTTCCGGCTACCATAGAAGCATTCCGGTCGAAGAGGTAATTGCCCTTCACGAGGCCGAGGGGTGCCCCTTTCAGCTCCTATCCGTTCATAACGGTCTCGTTTTAGGGAGGGGCGATCCTAAGTGTTCGATGAGGCTAACGTATAGGAGCGCATACGTAAAGGAGATTGGAACGGTAGGTTACGTTAGCGACGGGGTTTCAACTACGGTCTTGAAAGAGCTTGACTGTGGGAAACTGAAGGTTCACGTTGTAGGGGGGTCGGAGGTTCCGGAGGTTCGTTTGGAAGGCAAAGGTACTTGCAGAGCAATAGCAACGGAAGACTTCATAGTTATAGGAAAGGAGTTGTCTAAAAGAGCTCACGGGAAGAGCGAGAAGGGCCCCTTCTTCTCCCCCGGTTCCATGGATCCAATTTTAGCTAGGGCTATGGTCAACTTGAGCAGGCTTAAGAAGGGAGGGACTTTCCTTGACCCCTTCTGCGGGACGGGCGTTTTCGTTATGGAGGCATCTAAGGTAGCTAAACTGGGCTTATGTTTCGATTTAGATCCAGCAATGTGCTACGGGGGGAGGATAAACTTGAAGTGGGCTGGAGCTCTAAGCGATAACGCCTTGACGGACTCCTTCTCACTCCCAATTAAGAGTAATAGCGTAGATGCCATAGCAACCGACCCTCCGTACGGAAGGAGCGTCGTTAGCTTGGCCCACGATCCCATAGAGCTTTTCGCTTCCTTCTTAGGGGAAGCGGAAAGGGTACTCAAGCCCGGATCGTACGTAACGTTTGCCATGTCCAGTAAGGTTAGAGTCATGGATGCAATAGGAACTACTAATCTGAAGTTGATGAAGTGTCACGTTCAGAGAGTACATAGGAGCTTGGCCAGATTGATTTGCACACTGAGAAAGGCGTAGTTAATTACGTTCCCGAAAAACGATGAATTGTGGCTGATTAACCATTTAAGCAGCTAACATATATATAACGATGCGTGAAGCTAGCTGGTTATGAGTCTTGAGGAACTCGGAGGAAGTTGAACGTGTGGTCAACGAAACTATTGAGGTAATTAAGGAGAGGGACGTTCCTCTCCAATCGTTAACCCTTGCCGCTCTCTTGGCTTCCCTACAACAACTCGGAATACTAACCCAGGGCACAGTAGCTACGTTGGCTAAGTACTTCTCGCTCAGAATAATTGCGTACATGATTTATCACAAAATAGTTGATATGAACAAGAGCGTTGAAGAGAACCTAATGAGCGCCTTCAAGCAATACGGCTTCAAAGATAGCGAAATCTCTATAAACTCGAAAAATGGGGAAGTCGAGATAGATATTGTTACCGCTAAGTGTAAGCTGTGCCCTAAGGGCGTAGGCGGGGCGGAGCTGGAGGGGAATGCTTGCCCCGTTCCGTACCTCGTTTCCTACGCGTTAACTGCCATGGAGGGGAAGACGTGGAAGCCGGAGCTTATAAAGAACGGGTCTTCGGCCAAGTTGACTGTCGTTTCTAAGACGGGCGGCATTTGTAGAATGAAGATTAAGAGAACTGAATGAGTAATTCCTCCGCGCTGGATACCAACTTACAGGCTACCGTCCAAGCCTTTAAGCTATCCTTCCAAATGCTGTATAGCTTTCGCGCCTTTTTGATAGTGCTCCTCCTGAAATCTCCCCTGGGGAAAACGCCTATCCCAATAGCCGCATTGGTTTCAATTGCTTCCGAGACCACCTCCGAGACTCTCCTAAGCTCGCCTTTTTCGTGCATTAGGATGAATTTCCCGTGATCCTTTACGAACTGAGACAAGTCGTCGTAGGCCTTCCATATAAGGGGCTCTTCCGAATCACGGGGAACTTTCCCATATTGAAGTAATTGCGCCATTATCTCCTTGAAGGCATCGTAGTGCTTGGGAACTCTCTCGTCAGACCTCACCTTGTAAACTTCGCCAGTTATCGTGTGGAAGTAGAGTTCCAGTAACCCTTCCCGATTCAAGACGGAGTCTTGGAGGATTAGTAAGGTGGTGTGGAGGATGTCCGGTCTACCTCTCTTCCACTTCTGGGGGAAGTTAGATAGCTTGTGGTAATGGTACCTCTTATCTATCAAGGGACCGTAAGGCCAATTGCTGGGAGCCAGCTCCAAGGAGGCTTCAAGCAGTATTACTTTCAACTTTCTCAATTCCCTTCCCCAGTTTTAAGAGCAGTTCGGCCAATCTCTTAGGGTTCTTTGAGTATAAACGATAACTAGGGACGCCCGGCTTCTTCGAAACTAAGTCCACTGCCTTACTCTCTTCGACTACCTTAATTTCGTAGTCCTTTAATGGGAAAGGTATGTTGCCGAATGGTTTAATTTGTATGCCGCCTTCGGTTACCTTGTAGGACGTAATGGGTTTCGGAATTTCCGCCATTTTCTTCATTGCGTGCTTGTTCAAGAAGTAGTTTAGGACAGTGTATCCTTCGAAGTAGGCAACTATCGCTGCGAATCGATATACCGGGTTGGGGATGTGAGTTATAGTTGGCCACAAGGTGAAACCGAAGAGCAATAGAACCATTATTGGAAGGGAGCTGAAGAGGCTCTGACTCATCTGACCCTTCAAGATCCTTTCCATCTCTGGATCCGTTTCCAAGAGCTCCTTCGAGTTCTCCTCATAATGTACCTTTCCCTTAGGTCTTTCCATAGCCTTTTTCAAGTGTTTTCCGAAGTACTTGTACATTATTACCAGCATTAATATGAAGTAAATTACTAACAAGAAGCCGTAGTACTGAGGGAAGAACGACATTATAGTTGCAAATGTTAGCATGCTTGCTTGGGATAACAACATCGCCTTTTTACCGAACGGGTTCGGTTCCATTTCAAGTACCCATCCTCACCCATCGGTGCCCGTATTATTGTTTGTCCCTAACGTCTATCTTTACTACCTTCCACTTGGCCTCTGCGGCGCTTTTGGGAACGACCTCGGTGGTAACCAATATGGCTGAGGAACTCCTCATTCTGATGCCTTTCATCAATCTTAGAACTTCCTCTTCTTCCTCGTCGAACCAATACCCGTCGGT is a genomic window containing:
- a CDS encoding PIN domain-containing protein; the encoded protein is MAKHGFPEEAIEKVSDFIRDFKVTMLRDYQDPDELVKAIEFYRLAPNDAQIVLTCKHSNIESLATFDEDFKRIPWLKIIGTERL
- a CDS encoding PIN domain-containing protein → MICLDTNVIYHFLFETELTNTSEKILREAIIGGMAIPMIVYNELLYIVGAKIARVKIWC
- a CDS encoding antitoxin family protein — encoded protein: MVNGATFDMGAEDLSKVVRVKYEKGVLKPLNSVNLEEGKEYKVIVEEDIDELIKRYRGVLGKSSVEEFKELEEEAQTQ
- a CDS encoding PIN domain-containing protein; the protein is MYTEHELYKVLTEFRLLPSDAIIALTCKHYDIDTILTFDEDFKRVPWLKVIP
- a CDS encoding PIN domain-containing protein; amino-acid sequence: MIFVDTNVLYYILHKTPRTEEALTILEENPGDYVIDMMVHNEIIYASTRRYLEHIHGVKGAYLAKKWVKKHGYPEEVVNAVRELFKRLDNRANTKHVHRARAI
- a CDS encoding antitoxin family protein, which encodes MSKVIRVRYEKGVLKPLEPVKLREGEEVRIRIEENIRERLKGIIGILGESSEEELERYLEEAWQS
- a CDS encoding AAA family ATPase, encoding MGKLEQVAHSYLHKAFQLEKNGKKDEALKNYKIAANMIKKALELEPDHPLKNVYLEYLDHINNKIKLLQSDMMPEPIGGEEEEIELQSKPKVKWEDVVGLEEAKRAIEEAIIFPTKRPDLFPLGWPRGILLFGPPGCGKTMLAAAIASEIDGEFIYVDAATIMSKWLGEAEKNVAKIFKKAREIAKEGRPVVIFIDEVDSLLGTYSNEVGGEVRARNQFLKEMDGLQDKGERYFVYVIAATNKPWKLDEGFIRRFEKRIYIPLPDEEARRRLIEKTLARLNHNGIDVEELVRLTEGYSSADIVAILRDAHMITVRELFKETGGIGDPRPITMEDVKAALKRRKPSVKPETVKMYEEWAKKHGAY
- a CDS encoding GntR family transcriptional regulator, translated to MVIWLFFRKKKKQGRRLKHVYIDRLIKLNELVRKLDEEIFELERLKEERKEEYLRALREKEEEKARALEIEIKDLSKKVRDLKTTKNLLEMELRKMEKETSHANAVATLQRIYEVLEDRKAILEGALLPYAERAKSNIENVLIELKGLDMPTPNAQALKEVMIDSTELLKPIDSGLEKELNDAYNNAYWSTPSTQPVALADGAIRKYSFDEVVEKVYEVIRIYHQYGRAHKLSVKKIASHLGITEAEVRKALERLEKEGKIAIRKRG
- a CDS encoding CdvA-like protein yields the protein MEITLVEKYVGEPVKDPFGRIVGTLVSVYSNVDGEVEAVELAVGGNKFTRIPSERLSKKGEEVVVLPEWMAEAKSIYRKMDTAIRRIKALETMMSNSEVNKDIVIEMKKKMEQQLQSLKGKLGDVKKMLRERIGELEDQILEMDRALINLQMSYMAGEISDKRYQQAASAIRHQKEMAYEEKKSVKEWIEKLEKLEKPTEESEGVQNVHHQVSQPSVPPIMLDLSD
- the hypB gene encoding hydrogenase nickel incorporation protein HypB, with product MQLVKIEVDVHQKYLEKARQLREIYDKAGVKVFELLGSPGSGKTALAEALIDRIKDKYSILYLGGDVASTLDAERIARHGVDATEINTGGICHLEPDHVMKALSNVDLSKYDVMFIENVGNLICPFSFPLGAHKRIMVVSVAEGEDKFVKHPMSTRLSDVIVISKVDLAPAIGVNVEKMEEDARKLNPKAPIVKVSVKTGEGLNELVSVLGL
- the dut gene encoding dUTP diphosphatase gives rise to the protein MLAVRRLHPKAKLPKRSNPWDAGLDLFSIENVTIGPSELKVVRTGIAVAIPRGFVGIIKDRSSKALKGLHCLAGVIDPGYRDEIKVIVINLGKEQIEITEGERFAQLLLVPIAYMDPIEVEELPPNDGRSGGFGSTGMK
- the uppS gene encoding polyprenyl diphosphate synthase, coding for MPLNRRRYNIALKGFRVTDKLLKPVYGIYEKRLEAEVKSRPLPRHVAIIPDGNRRWAKMKGFKEWYGHKEGYKKMREVLLWLLDLGIETVTVFAMSTENCTRRSEEERRNLFDLISGGLRELAKEKIIHEHKVKVNVIGKCEMWPKYLKEAAEEVQKATQHYNERYLYVAVCYGGRQEIVDAVKKIAMEVLEGKLKPEEITEETISEHLYTAGVPDPDLIIRTSGEERISNFLLWQSAYSEFYFADMYWPEIRKIDILRAIRDYQRRKRRYGK
- a CDS encoding flavodoxin family protein, encoding MKVVGILGSPRKYGSSFKGLMLALKAAEKFGAQTEFYHLYQMDIKPCLGCVSEDVKVCRYPCIIEDDMRKLYDALIEADGFVIATPVYWYSPSGVVKNFIDRLTALENMIHIDGKSWLDGKVAGFIATGNDSGAMMAISQLMVIMNSMGVVIPPWSMAYTNELVDPLEKESFVTDALNVGRNVVLMAKAMKGEAVNRWYDPELYEWYEKELKDWIVELAREEEAKAEKPWKRFTS